CTTCTACGGTCAGCCGCAGGTGGCCAACGGCGCCTCCGACTACATGACCGAGATCTTCGGTGACGCCGGAGTGCATGTGCGCTCGGCAGTCGGCGTCGCCGCTCTGCCCGCGAATTCCCCGGTGGAGATCGAAGTGGTCGTAGAGGTCTCAGGATCCCACCCGGAGAAGCTAAGCTGATCCGCATGGAGCACCCTGCCTACAATCAACTCCGTCCGGTCACCGAATCCGTGGGGGTCGTCCTGTGCGGAAACCCCAGCTACGCAGCCCTGGAGGGGACAAATTCCTGGATCGTCCGGGCCCCCGACGACGACGTGTCCATCGTCGTCGACCCGGGCCCCGAGGATGAGGGCCACCTCAACAGCCTGTCCGCGAAGGCGGAGACCGTCGGGCTCATCCTGCTGACGCACCGCCACCACGATCACGCGGACGGCGCCCAGCGACTGCACCAGCTCACCGGCGCACCGGTGCGGGCGTTCGACGAGCAGTACTGCTTCGGCGGGGAGCCACTGAAGGACGGGGAGATCATTACCCTCGACGAGGTCACGCCGCAGATTGAGGTCGTGCACACCCCCGGCCACACCAGCGACTCCGCATCCTTCTTCGTCTACAGCGATATCGCGGGGGAGTCGGAGCTCGAGGGCATCCTCACCGGCGACACCATCGCCGGGCGCCACACGACGATGATCTCCGAGACCGACGGCGACCTCGGCGCCTACCTTGACTCCCTGGCCAACCTGGAGAAGCGCGGTCAGTCCGTCCGCCTGCTGCCCGGGCACGGCGCGGACGGCGAGGACGTCGCGGCCTTCGCCCGGAAGTACATCGCCCGTCGCCACCACCGCCTGGATCAGATCCGTGAGACGAGGCAACGGCTGGGCAAGGACGTCACCGTGACTGAACTCGTGCACGAGATGTACCAGGACGTCGATCCGGTGCTCCGGGACGCGGCGGCGCAGTCCACCCGCGTCGCGCTGCGTTACCTCGACGCCCAGGACGCCTAGCTCGCACCCGGACAGCGCACCAGAAAACGGCCCCTCCGAAGGAGGGGCCGTTTTCTGCGGGGCTAACGGGCGCGCTTGGCCAGGTGCTCGGTGTCGACGATGACCACCGACCTGCCCTCCAGGCGGATCCACCCGCGGTGGGCGAAGGTGGCCAGGGCCTTGTTCACGGTCTCCCGGGAGGCGCCGACGAGCTGGGCGATCTCCTCCTGGGTGAGGTCGTGGTTGACTCGCAGCGAGCTACCCTCCTGGATGCCGAAGCGGTTAGCCAGCTGCAGCAGCGTCTTGGCCACGCGGCCCGGCACGTCGGTGAAGATGAGGTCGGCGAGCGAGGCGTTGGTCCGGCGCAGACGACGGGCCAGCACGCGGAGCAGCTGCTGGGAGATCTCGGGGTGATCCGAGATCCACTTCTTCAGCAGTTCGGAATTCATGGTGGCAGCCTGGACCTCGGTGACACACACGGCGGAGGAGGTGCGCGGACCGGGATCGAAGATGGACAGCTCGCCGAACATGTCGGAGGGTCCCATCACGGTGAGCAGGTTCTCGCGGCCATCACTGGCGTGGCGGGCGAGCTTCACCTTGCCGGAGATGATGATGTAGAGCCGGTCGCCGGGCTCACCCTCGTCGAAGATCGTGGTGCCGCGCGCAAAGTTGGCGGACTCCAGCTCGGTGATGAGGCTGTTGACCGCGCTGGGGTCCACCCCCTGGAAAATTCCGGCCCGGGACAGGATCTCCTGAACGTTCTCCATCTACTGCTCCTCGCTCATCGACGGTGCGATTGCGTGTTAGGTGTGGTCAGCATTGTGACCAGGAAAGTCTAAATATGTGTTGCCGGCCACTCTACAGTGCAATTGGTCACTGCATGTGCATGGAGGGGAAACAAGTCACAAACGGACCTCGCCGTACCAAAAGATATGCCCTAGGGCGCGGAAGCGTCAGGAGTCGGTGTCGGCACGGGTTTCCGCGCCCGGCTCCGGGTGTGCACTGGCGTTCACGGGCACCGGTGGCTGGTGGAGAACGACGGCCTCCAGCCGCTCCATCCACAGAACGAACAGCGCCAGGGCCACCGGCACGATGAGTACGAGGATGACGATCATGGGGCCAATGGTAACCCGGCGACAAACTAGACTGTGCGCATGACTGAGAATCCCCCGTCCGGCGCTTCGCTGACCTGGACGAAACGGCCGAAGGTCGCGGCGCACGTCGCGGCGCGGGGAAAGGAGACACCTATCGGGACCACTCGCAGGGCCCGGCGGATCAACCGGACCCTGGCGGTGGCGTACCCGGACGCTCACGCGGAGCTGGACTTCACCAGCCCGCTCGAGCTTCTTGTGGCCACCGTTCTCTCCGCGCAGACCACCGATGTCCGCGTCAACCAGGTCACCCCGGAGCTCTTCCGCACGTTCCCCGACGCCGGTTCCTACGCTCGGGCGGACCGCGCGGAGATCGAGCGCATCATCCGCCCGACCGGTTTCTTCCGCGCCAAGGCCGGGCACCTCATCGGGCTGGGCGAGGCGTTGGTCTCGCGTTTCGACGGCCGTGTGCCCGAGGCCCTCGATGACCTCGTCAGTCTCCCCGGGGTGGGCAGAAAGACCGCGCACGTGGTTCGTGGCAATGCCTTCGACCTGCCTGGACTGACCGTCGATACGCACTTTCAGCGGCTGGTGAAGCGTCTCAAACTGGTGGCTCCGACCGCGGAACGCGATGCGGTGACGATTGAGCATGCGGTGGCGGAGGTCATCGAGAAAAAGGAGTGGACGATGTTCTCCCACCGGCTGATCTGGCACGGACGCCGGGTGTGCCACGCGAAGAAACCGGCCTGCGGGGTGTGTTTCCTGGCGGCGGACTGCCCGTCCTTCGGGGTCGACGGCCCCGCTGACCCGGTGGAGGCTGCGGCCCTGGTGACCTCGCCGGATCGGGAACATCTGCTCGCCATGGCAGGGTGGGACGAGTGAATCGCCGAACCGTCATCCTCTCGGCCGTCGTGGGGATAGTCCTGACTGCGCTGGTCGTGGCCGGGGTGCTGTCCCTGCTGCGGGGCCCGGAAGTCTCGCCCGAGGCGGCTCCGGAGGACGTGCCCGCCGAGGTCGCTGAAGTCGCCGAGCGGCCCGACTGTCCGGCCGGCGGCGTCGGCGACGTCGAGCTGCCATGCCTCGGGGGCGAAGACGGCACGTCCGGAACCGAGCAGGGCGTGGTCCTCGCCAACGTCTGGGCCTGGTGGTGCGGACCCTGCCGCGACGAGCTTCCGTACCTGGAGGATTACGCCCGGTCGCATCCCGGGGTCTCGGTCGTGGGGGTGCACGCAGACTCCAATGCGGCCAATGGCGCGGCGTTCCTCAATGATGTGGGGGTGGATCTACCGAGCTATCAGGACTCCGACAACTCCTTCGCCGGCACCCTGGGGCTGCCCGGGGTCGTGCCCGTCACCGCACTGTTCGTCGACGGGGAGATGGTGGAGTTCTTCCCGCGGACCTTCGCCTCTGAGGCGGAGATCGCCCGGGCCGTCGACGACGCACTGGCCGGGGTGTCCTGATGCCCGTGATCCTTCCCCCCGGACCCGACCACCCCGGCGACAACGTCGAGCTGCGCCCCGACCAGGCCCCACCGTGGCTGCGCCGGCTCGCCGAGAACTCCGGCTCAGATTCGGAGAGCCGGGCGATCGGCAGGACCGCCAAAGAGGCGGCCGTGCTCGTCCTGCTCAGCGGCGACCCTGCGTCGACGACGCTGGCGGCGGACGCGGGCGTCCTCATCACACACCGCTCACCGACGATGCGCTCGCACGCCGGTCAGATGGCCTTTCCCGGAGGCAGGGTGGATCCGGGCGACATCAACGCGGTGGACTGCGCGCTGCGCGAGGCTTGGGAGGAGACCGGCCTCGACCGCCTGAGTGTCACCCCGCTGGCGCAGTTCGAGTCCGCGCACGTGCGCACCAACAAGAACCCCGTCCACCCCGTGCTGGCGTACTGGGACGAGCCCTCCGAGCTGGTGGCCACCAGTCTGGAGGAGACCGATGACGTCTACGTCGCCCCCATCGCCGAACTGGCCGACCCCGCCAACCGGGTCATGGTCAAGTGGTTCACCTACCGTGGCCCGGCGTTTCGTAGCAACGGCTATCTCATCTGGGGATTCACCGGCGCCATCATCGACGCCGCGCTGCGGGCCGGCGGCTGGGAACAGGAATGGGACCGTCGGTCGACGCGGAGTCTGCGCAGCGAACTGGCGGCGTCGAGGAACCAGGAGTCATAGGGGAGGGCGGGTAGAGTCAGAGCGCATCTCTCGCCTGATCCCCGAAGGACCCCGATTACACCGTGAGCTCCATCAGCCCAGCCCTCATCGTCGACGCGTTACTCGTGCTCATCGCACTGTTCGCCGTGCGCAGCGGGTGGCGTCAGGGGGCGGCGGCCTCGGTACTGTCGGCCGTGGGAATCATCGCCGGGCTCATCATCGGTCTGGCGGTGGCCCCGCTGCTCATGGGCCTGACCACGTCCGTCGTCCTGCGTTTCCTCATCGGGCTCGCCGTGGTGGTGCTGCTCATCGGTATGGGCAACCTCGTCGGCGCCGTGCTGGGTGCGAATCTGCGGGACCGCATGCGCCAACGCCAGTCCCAGACCTTTGATTCCTTCCTCGGCGCGGTGTTCCAGCTGGTCACCGTCATGGTGGTGTGCTGGCTGGTCGCCGTACCGCTGGCCACCGGGCTGGGGAACCAGGCCTCCGACGGCATTCGCGGCTCGACGATCCTCCGGGGCATCGACCGGGTGACCCCGGACGCGCTCAACACCGTCCCGTCGCGGATCTCCGCCATGCTCGACGAGAGCGGACTGCCCCCGTTGGTCTCGCCGTTCGAGTCCACCAACGCCCGCGACGTCCCTGCCCCGAGCGCCACCGTGGCTGACCGGGAGCTCGTGGAGCAGATCCGGCCGTCGATCATCCACGTCATGGGCTCCGCAGAGGAGTGCAGCCGTCGCCTCATGGGTTCCGGGTTTGTCACCGCCGACGACTACGTGGTCACCAACGCGCACGTCGTCGCCGGCACCAACTCGGTGCGGTTGGACACAGCGCTGGGGGTCAAGGAAGCGGAGGTGGTGTACTTCAACCCCGCCGTCGATGTCGCGGTGCTCCACAGCCCCGGGCTCGGCATCGAGCCGCTGGCCTGGGCGGAGGAACCCGCCGAGGCGGGTGCCGACGCCATCGTGTTCGGTTACCCGCAGTCGGGCCCCTTCGAGGCCGCCCCCGCCCGCGTCGCGGACCGCATCACCATCTCCGGCTCGGACATCTACGCGCAGGGCCAGGTCGAACGTGAGGCCTACACGGCCCGCGGAACCATCCGGGAGGGCAACTCCGGTGGTCCGCTGGTCAGCACCGACGGCCGGGTCC
This sequence is a window from Corynebacterium doosanense CAU 212 = DSM 45436. Protein-coding genes within it:
- a CDS encoding MBL fold metallo-hydrolase, translating into MEHPAYNQLRPVTESVGVVLCGNPSYAALEGTNSWIVRAPDDDVSIVVDPGPEDEGHLNSLSAKAETVGLILLTHRHHDHADGAQRLHQLTGAPVRAFDEQYCFGGEPLKDGEIITLDEVTPQIEVVHTPGHTSDSASFFVYSDIAGESELEGILTGDTIAGRHTTMISETDGDLGAYLDSLANLEKRGQSVRLLPGHGADGEDVAAFARKYIARRHHRLDQIRETRQRLGKDVTVTELVHEMYQDVDPVLRDAAAQSTRVALRYLDAQDA
- the glxR gene encoding CRP-like cAMP-activated global transcriptional regulator GlxR; this encodes MENVQEILSRAGIFQGVDPSAVNSLITELESANFARGTTIFDEGEPGDRLYIIISGKVKLARHASDGRENLLTVMGPSDMFGELSIFDPGPRTSSAVCVTEVQAATMNSELLKKWISDHPEISQQLLRVLARRLRRTNASLADLIFTDVPGRVAKTLLQLANRFGIQEGSSLRVNHDLTQEEIAQLVGASRETVNKALATFAHRGWIRLEGRSVVIVDTEHLAKRAR
- the nth gene encoding endonuclease III; this translates as MTENPPSGASLTWTKRPKVAAHVAARGKETPIGTTRRARRINRTLAVAYPDAHAELDFTSPLELLVATVLSAQTTDVRVNQVTPELFRTFPDAGSYARADRAEIERIIRPTGFFRAKAGHLIGLGEALVSRFDGRVPEALDDLVSLPGVGRKTAHVVRGNAFDLPGLTVDTHFQRLVKRLKLVAPTAERDAVTIEHAVAEVIEKKEWTMFSHRLIWHGRRVCHAKKPACGVCFLAADCPSFGVDGPADPVEAAALVTSPDREHLLAMAGWDE
- a CDS encoding TlpA family protein disulfide reductase, whose amino-acid sequence is MNRRTVILSAVVGIVLTALVVAGVLSLLRGPEVSPEAAPEDVPAEVAEVAERPDCPAGGVGDVELPCLGGEDGTSGTEQGVVLANVWAWWCGPCRDELPYLEDYARSHPGVSVVGVHADSNAANGAAFLNDVGVDLPSYQDSDNSFAGTLGLPGVVPVTALFVDGEMVEFFPRTFASEAEIARAVDDALAGVS
- a CDS encoding NUDIX hydrolase is translated as MPVILPPGPDHPGDNVELRPDQAPPWLRRLAENSGSDSESRAIGRTAKEAAVLVLLSGDPASTTLAADAGVLITHRSPTMRSHAGQMAFPGGRVDPGDINAVDCALREAWEETGLDRLSVTPLAQFESAHVRTNKNPVHPVLAYWDEPSELVATSLEETDDVYVAPIAELADPANRVMVKWFTYRGPAFRSNGYLIWGFTGAIIDAALRAGGWEQEWDRRSTRSLRSELAASRNQES
- a CDS encoding MarP family serine protease; amino-acid sequence: MSPALIVDALLVLIALFAVRSGWRQGAAASVLSAVGIIAGLIIGLAVAPLLMGLTTSVVLRFLIGLAVVVLLIGMGNLVGAVLGANLRDRMRQRQSQTFDSFLGAVFQLVTVMVVCWLVAVPLATGLGNQASDGIRGSTILRGIDRVTPDALNTVPSRISAMLDESGLPPLVSPFESTNARDVPAPSATVADRELVEQIRPSIIHVMGSAEECSRRLMGSGFVTADDYVVTNAHVVAGTNSVRLDTALGVKEAEVVYFNPAVDVAVLHSPGLGIEPLAWAEEPAEAGADAIVFGYPQSGPFEAAPARVADRITISGSDIYAQGQVEREAYTARGTIREGNSGGPLVSTDGRVLGVVFGASRDSSDIGFALTAREVLGHIGDVRDLTTPVDTQRCV